The Synechocystis sp. PCC 7509 genome includes a window with the following:
- a CDS encoding 3'(2'),5'-bisphosphate nucleotidase CysQ family protein, translated as MKELSEILELARSIGWGASYLLRSYYHGEINDGNLDIQNKKDGPVTAADIAVNHYILDRLKTNLGEEDFGYISEETYKLHSKQLEESFVWIIDPLDGTRDFIDKTGEYAIHIALVKDHRPILAVVAYPEAEKLYYATLGEGAFVETIDKQITPIKVSERNLIEDLTLVVSRTHRDERLNYLLQTLPCKERKYVGSVGCKIANIIEQKADIYISLSGKSAPKDWDMAAPELILTEAGGQFTHFDGTPLKYNQGDVNQWGGLLASNGNCQVELCTESERILAEFDSKDN; from the coding sequence ATGAAAGAACTATCAGAGATTTTAGAACTTGCACGCTCTATCGGTTGGGGTGCATCTTACCTTTTACGCTCTTATTATCACGGCGAGATTAACGATGGCAATTTAGACATTCAAAATAAAAAAGATGGGCCAGTTACGGCGGCGGATATTGCTGTCAATCATTACATTTTAGACAGGCTAAAAACTAACTTGGGTGAAGAAGACTTTGGGTATATTAGTGAAGAAACTTATAAGTTGCATTCAAAGCAGTTAGAGGAATCTTTTGTATGGATTATCGATCCTTTGGATGGTACGCGGGATTTTATTGATAAAACTGGAGAATATGCAATTCATATTGCTTTAGTTAAAGATCATCGTCCAATACTTGCTGTAGTAGCTTATCCTGAAGCCGAAAAGTTGTATTATGCAACTCTTGGGGAGGGAGCTTTTGTAGAAACTATTGACAAACAAATCACACCGATAAAAGTTTCTGAACGCAACTTAATTGAAGATTTAACTTTAGTTGTTAGTCGCACGCATCGAGATGAAAGATTAAATTATCTGCTGCAAACTCTGCCTTGTAAAGAGCGGAAGTATGTAGGGAGTGTAGGTTGTAAAATTGCGAATATTATTGAGCAAAAAGCCGATATATATATTTCTCTTTCCGGCAAATCTGCGCCCAAAGACTGGGATATGGCAGCACCTGAACTAATATTAACGGAAGCTGGCGGACAATTTACTCATTTTGATGGCACGCCTTTAAAATACAATCAAGGTGATGTAAATCAATGGGGTGGTTTACTTGCAAGTAATGGCAATTGTCAGGTAGAGCTTTGCACTGAGTCGGAAAGAATTTTAGCTGAGTTTGATAGTAAAGATAATTAG
- a CDS encoding class I SAM-dependent methyltransferase: MPLRPDQRTKLDNTDDRQFYSYPRLVTHVDEGFIHQLTDLYRQRLKPDTQILDMMSSWVSHLPDEIKFARVEGHGLNGEELAKNPRLDSYVVQDLNADPKLPFTDNQFDAVLNCVSVQYLQYPEAIFTEIYRILKPGGVAIFSFSNRMFYDKAIQAWREGSESSRVNLVKSYFQSVPGFSSPEVVSRQATAPNFLQWLGAGGGDPFYAVIAYRS; this comes from the coding sequence ATGCCCCTGCGACCGGATCAACGTACAAAATTAGACAATACCGATGATCGCCAGTTTTATTCTTACCCGCGACTGGTGACTCATGTAGACGAAGGTTTTATTCATCAACTCACCGACTTGTATCGCCAAAGATTAAAACCCGATACGCAAATCTTGGATATGATGAGCAGTTGGGTGTCGCATTTACCCGACGAAATAAAGTTTGCGCGCGTCGAAGGACACGGACTCAATGGCGAGGAATTAGCCAAAAATCCCCGCTTAGATAGCTATGTAGTCCAAGATTTAAACGCCGATCCTAAGCTACCGTTTACCGATAATCAGTTTGATGCGGTGCTTAACTGTGTTTCCGTGCAGTATTTGCAGTACCCCGAAGCCATATTTACGGAAATCTACCGGATTCTCAAGCCAGGGGGAGTAGCAATATTTAGCTTTTCTAACCGAATGTTTTACGACAAAGCAATTCAAGCTTGGCGAGAAGGCTCGGAAAGTAGCCGCGTAAATTTAGTAAAAAGTTACTTCCAGTCTGTACCAGGATTTAGCTCACCAGAAGTAGTTAGCCGTCAAGCCACCGCGCCTAATTTCCTCCAGTGGTTAGGTGCAGGCGGTGGCGATCCTTTCTATGCTGTAATTGCATACCGCAGTTAA
- a CDS encoding MarR family winged helix-turn-helix transcriptional regulator, whose amino-acid sequence MPSTPVEQTICQWQQVLAPFNMGYRIKLLSQLLSRAFSDRLEPFGLTPFHWLVLCCLWTEDGLPTSSIGDKLQQVGGTLTGVLDRMEERQLIRRERDPRDRRIWRIWLTDAGKELESVLPPIAVELREQAMQGISSEDREKMSDLIDRAIANMS is encoded by the coding sequence ATGCCTTCTACGCCTGTTGAGCAAACGATATGTCAGTGGCAGCAAGTTTTAGCACCCTTCAACATGGGTTATAGAATTAAACTACTGTCACAGCTTTTGAGCCGTGCTTTTTCCGACCGATTAGAACCTTTTGGCTTGACTCCTTTTCATTGGCTAGTATTGTGCTGTTTGTGGACAGAAGATGGGTTGCCAACTTCAAGTATTGGGGACAAGCTGCAACAAGTAGGAGGTACTTTAACCGGGGTACTCGATCGTATGGAAGAACGCCAATTAATTCGCCGCGAAAGAGATCCGCGCGATCGCCGCATCTGGCGAATTTGGCTCACTGATGCGGGAAAAGAGCTAGAAAGCGTTTTACCTCCGATTGCTGTAGAGTTACGAGAACAAGCTATGCAAGGGATTTCTTCAGAAGATCGGGAAAAAATGTCCGATCTTATCGATCGCGCGATCGCCAATATGTCCTAA
- a CDS encoding 4a-hydroxytetrahydrobiopterin dehydratase, which yields MENLTHQKCTACHKDAPRVTDTDIAELKPQIPDWQIIEVEGQSRLERTYKFPDFVSAIAFTNKVAEAAEIEGHHPALLTEWGKVTITWWTHAICGLHRNDFIMAAKTDQIAS from the coding sequence ATGGAAAATCTCACCCACCAAAAATGTACGGCTTGTCACAAAGATGCACCCCGCGTCACTGATACAGATATCGCCGAACTTAAACCACAAATTCCCGATTGGCAAATAATTGAAGTTGAAGGACAATCGCGGTTAGAACGTACTTATAAGTTTCCTGATTTTGTGAGCGCGATCGCCTTTACAAACAAAGTAGCAGAAGCCGCCGAAATTGAAGGACACCACCCCGCTTTACTCACTGAATGGGGAAAAGTAACCATAACTTGGTGGACTCATGCCATTTGTGGACTGCATCGCAACGATTTTATTATGGCGGCAAAAACAGACCAAATAGCGAGTTAG
- the lepB gene encoding signal peptidase I — protein sequence MVNSNNIVSPSSNNKEPWLAVNLSAFLAGIGQIYTGNIVKGWLFIISQLLLYVFGFGLIFSSKGDTVIGILLIVFGFAFGIFNLFDAYRSAVNRNNTDFEILRKDNKDPWKAVFFSRIIPGTGHIYLEKTFLGIFIITVWISSFFWQPGSKTIILAIFITVINLVVFVAIVYHVYISSPIKRELSKKAIFIISTLSIIIPLFIISPIFIAVRAYVAESRYIASNAMLPTLKLNDRLIINKWDYHFQSPQRKDIVVFSVTDTIKAQNPVIKSNEAFIQRLVGLPGETVEVKEGKVFINNQPLQEDYISEPAEYQFNSTTVPPNSYFVLGDSRNNSFDSHIWGFLPKANIIGKAVKIFFPFERRRIL from the coding sequence ATGGTTAATTCAAATAATATTGTTTCTCCAAGCTCCAATAACAAAGAACCTTGGCTTGCTGTAAATTTATCAGCATTTTTAGCTGGAATCGGACAAATATATACAGGCAATATAGTTAAAGGCTGGCTTTTTATTATTAGTCAATTATTATTATATGTTTTTGGATTTGGACTAATATTTAGTTCTAAAGGCGATACAGTAATTGGTATTTTATTAATTGTCTTTGGGTTTGCTTTTGGTATTTTCAACTTGTTTGATGCCTATAGAAGTGCTGTAAATAGAAACAATACTGATTTTGAAATACTAAGAAAAGATAATAAAGATCCTTGGAAAGCTGTCTTTTTTTCTAGAATAATACCAGGTACGGGTCATATATATTTAGAAAAAACATTTTTAGGGATATTTATAATAACTGTTTGGATAAGTTCTTTCTTTTGGCAGCCAGGAAGTAAGACTATTATTTTAGCTATTTTTATAACAGTAATAAATTTGGTTGTTTTTGTAGCGATCGTTTATCATGTCTATATCTCATCTCCTATCAAGCGAGAATTGTCTAAAAAAGCAATATTTATAATTTCTACTTTGTCAATTATCATTCCGTTATTTATTATTAGTCCTATTTTTATTGCAGTTAGAGCTTATGTTGCTGAGTCCCGTTATATTGCTTCTAATGCAATGCTACCCACATTAAAACTTAACGATCGCTTAATTATCAATAAATGGGATTATCACTTTCAATCGCCACAAAGAAAAGATATTGTAGTATTTTCAGTGACAGATACAATCAAAGCCCAAAATCCGGTGATTAAGTCCAATGAGGCTTTTATCCAGCGCTTAGTTGGATTACCTGGTGAGACAGTAGAAGTTAAAGAGGGAAAGGTTTTTATTAATAATCAACCTTTACAAGAAGACTATATTTCCGAACCTGCGGAATATCAATTTAATTCTACAACTGTACCGCCTAATTCTTACTTTGTATTGGGAGACAGTCGTAATAATAGCTTTGATAGTCATATATGGGGATTTCTACCCAAAGCTAATATTATTGGTAAAGCAGTAAAAATATTTTTTCCTTTTGAGCGCAGGAGAATATTATAG
- a CDS encoding DUF72 domain-containing protein, protein MNFRIGCAVWSYKGWVGDLYPPKSPSSKFLRLYSEVFSTVEGNTTFYAIPNQDTLKRWIVATPPSFKFCLKLPKQLTHQGLLQPSIAGALSFLAQMQTLGDRLGVIFAQLPPSYSPQLLTDLTTFLETWADTKALLALEVRHPDWFTEPHSSKLTAILEKLGIGRVLLDSRPIYNAPDDAQLHSDRRKPNLPVNFSVTAPFSLIRFISHPEQQFNQSYLEEWVSFCDRALRQGTQIYFFVHCPMEVRSPHNARYFHQLLQQHNVTVPPLPWHKTNKPTQLKLF, encoded by the coding sequence ATGAATTTTCGCATCGGTTGCGCTGTTTGGTCTTACAAAGGTTGGGTGGGAGACCTTTATCCGCCCAAAAGTCCTAGTAGTAAGTTTTTAAGGCTTTATAGCGAAGTCTTTTCAACTGTTGAAGGTAACACAACTTTCTACGCTATCCCTAATCAAGACACTTTAAAGCGTTGGATAGTAGCAACTCCGCCAAGTTTTAAGTTTTGCTTAAAGTTACCAAAACAATTAACTCATCAAGGTTTATTGCAGCCTTCTATTGCTGGTGCGTTAAGCTTTTTAGCACAAATGCAGACATTAGGCGATCGCCTGGGAGTAATTTTTGCTCAACTTCCCCCTAGTTATAGCCCGCAATTACTAACAGATTTAACAACTTTTCTCGAAACTTGGGCGGATACTAAAGCACTTTTAGCTTTAGAAGTTCGTCATCCCGATTGGTTTACAGAGCCTCATAGTAGCAAGCTAACAGCTATTTTAGAAAAGCTAGGAATCGGTAGAGTTTTACTCGATTCTCGTCCTATTTATAATGCGCCAGACGATGCACAATTACATAGCGATCGCCGTAAACCTAATTTACCTGTAAACTTTAGCGTCACTGCACCTTTTAGTTTAATTCGCTTTATTAGTCACCCTGAGCAACAATTTAATCAAAGTTACTTAGAAGAATGGGTTAGTTTTTGCGATCGCGCTTTACGTCAAGGTACGCAGATTTACTTTTTTGTTCATTGTCCGATGGAAGTGCGATCGCCGCACAATGCTCGTTACTTCCACCAATTATTACAACAGCATAACGTAACTGTACCGCCCTTGCCTTGGCATAAAACTAACAAACCTACACAATTAAAGTTATTTTAA
- a CDS encoding acyl-CoA thioesterase produces MSQNQPPQLPPTGEIQKLPSLTFENWFEYAIRAQPHHTDYAGVVWHGAYVAWLEEARVECLRSIGVDYANLVAMGCELPVVELSIRYHRPIQLGMAAIVKTRMIDISGVRINWDYQIQSPDFQDLYVSAQVVLVAIDREKGKIMRQLPAAMEEALARLAAMSEK; encoded by the coding sequence GTGTCACAAAATCAGCCCCCCCAACTACCACCTACTGGGGAAATTCAAAAATTACCATCATTAACGTTTGAAAACTGGTTTGAGTATGCAATTAGAGCGCAACCCCATCATACAGATTATGCCGGAGTTGTTTGGCATGGCGCGTATGTAGCTTGGCTGGAAGAAGCGCGAGTAGAATGCTTGCGCTCAATTGGTGTAGACTATGCGAATTTAGTGGCGATGGGATGTGAATTGCCCGTTGTCGAGCTTTCTATTCGCTATCATCGCCCGATTCAGTTGGGAATGGCAGCGATCGTCAAAACTCGCATGATAGATATTAGCGGTGTAAGGATTAATTGGGACTATCAAATTCAATCCCCTGATTTTCAAGACTTGTATGTGTCAGCGCAAGTTGTGCTAGTGGCTATAGATCGGGAAAAAGGTAAAATTATGCGTCAATTACCCGCAGCAATGGAAGAAGCTTTAGCGCGATTAGCAGCAATGAGCGAAAAATAA
- a CDS encoding spore photoproduct lyase family protein: protein MNSGVIVQNPPIVETPRSKLWMPDRVIFTPAALDEPWGQQLYKRMQSFNLPIEELPRNRLTGLRGETPRETYNIAKRTLAVVTAPPSAFKLSPIPPSADWQFHIAEGCPAHCQYCYLAGSLQGPPVIRVFANLPQILANLANYEKPGEAKSFEVSCYTDPLGIEHLTGSLAEAIRYFGTREDGYLRWVSKFDAVDNLLDLPHNGHTRCRVSVNAAPVSGRFEGGTAKVTARLAALRKLALAHSLGGGGYPVGIVIAPIMPGEDWELHYNQLFDQISAALDFDCDLTFELISHRFTPGSKEVLLSWYPNTKLDLDEEKRSVKRNKFGGTKYVYNADIMKVMRRFFEGEIQKRFPQARILYWT, encoded by the coding sequence ATGAACTCCGGCGTTATAGTCCAAAACCCTCCCATTGTTGAGACACCACGATCTAAGTTGTGGATGCCCGACCGCGTTATCTTCACCCCAGCAGCCCTAGATGAACCTTGGGGACAGCAACTTTACAAGCGGATGCAAAGTTTTAATTTGCCTATTGAGGAGTTGCCCCGCAACCGCTTAACAGGCTTACGCGGCGAGACTCCCCGCGAAACTTACAACATTGCTAAACGTACTTTAGCAGTGGTAACAGCCCCCCCTAGCGCCTTCAAGCTTAGTCCTATTCCTCCCTCGGCAGATTGGCAGTTTCACATCGCCGAAGGCTGTCCAGCCCACTGTCAGTATTGTTATTTAGCCGGGAGCTTGCAAGGTCCGCCAGTAATTCGCGTCTTTGCCAACTTGCCGCAAATACTCGCAAATTTAGCTAACTACGAGAAGCCGGGGGAAGCTAAAAGCTTTGAAGTTAGTTGTTATACTGACCCCTTGGGAATTGAGCATTTAACCGGGAGTTTGGCTGAAGCTATCCGCTATTTTGGGACGCGGGAAGATGGTTATTTGCGTTGGGTTTCCAAGTTTGATGCGGTGGATAATTTACTAGATTTGCCTCATAATGGTCATACACGCTGCCGGGTAAGTGTCAACGCTGCGCCCGTTTCTGGGCGGTTTGAGGGCGGTACAGCGAAGGTAACAGCACGGCTTGCGGCATTACGAAAATTGGCATTAGCGCACAGTCTTGGTGGCGGTGGATATCCGGTAGGAATAGTAATTGCTCCAATTATGCCTGGTGAAGATTGGGAGTTGCACTATAATCAGTTATTTGATCAAATTTCGGCGGCGCTTGATTTTGATTGCGATCTAACTTTTGAGTTAATTTCTCACCGTTTTACCCCAGGCTCAAAAGAAGTGTTGTTGAGTTGGTATCCCAACACCAAGCTAGACTTAGACGAAGAAAAGCGCAGCGTCAAGCGTAACAAGTTTGGCGGCACAAAGTACGTTTATAACGCTGATATTATGAAGGTAATGCGCCGCTTTTTTGAAGGGGAGATTCAAAAGAGATTTCCTCAAGCCCGCATTTTATACTGGACTTAA
- a CDS encoding DUF924 family protein: protein MTSVNEILDFWFGNPQSVDYGKERSHWFTKKPEFDQELSDYFLLDYEQAARGELDYLQDSPLGYLALVLLLDQFPRNMFRGRPKSFATDAQALSVAKNAVEKGCDRSLLPVQRWFIYLPFEHSENLGDQERCVELFATLADDPYSANTIDYALRHKAVIERFGRFPHRNKILGRENTPAEAEFLTQPGSSF, encoded by the coding sequence ATGACAAGCGTAAATGAGATTTTAGATTTTTGGTTTGGTAATCCTCAGTCAGTAGATTATGGTAAAGAGCGATCGCACTGGTTTACCAAAAAGCCAGAATTTGACCAAGAGTTAAGCGATTACTTTTTACTAGATTACGAACAAGCCGCTAGGGGTGAATTAGACTACTTACAAGATTCTCCCCTTGGTTACTTAGCGCTAGTTTTGCTATTGGATCAGTTTCCTCGCAATATGTTTCGGGGAAGGCCGAAAAGCTTTGCTACGGACGCTCAAGCGCTGTCTGTCGCCAAAAATGCAGTAGAAAAGGGGTGCGATCGCTCTTTACTACCAGTACAGCGCTGGTTTATTTATTTGCCCTTCGAGCATAGCGAAAACCTTGGCGATCAAGAGCGGTGCGTTGAACTATTTGCAACGTTAGCCGACGATCCTTATAGTGCAAATACTATCGATTATGCTTTGCGTCACAAGGCGGTAATTGAACGTTTTGGGCGTTTTCCCCATCGCAACAAAATTCTTGGTAGGGAGAATACACCCGCAGAAGCAGAATTTCTGACTCAACCAGGCTCATCATTTTAA
- a CDS encoding DUF2393 domain-containing protein: MKLQKNWLEWLVFAISLAIVLCTLGYLVYDGATSAKTPANIQLELGQPQPQANRFIIPVSVTNSGDTTAETVQIEVTLENLGKEQENAQLEIGFLPRHSKREGWVTFQTDPRSIEETKARVLGFEQP, translated from the coding sequence ATGAAATTACAAAAAAATTGGTTAGAATGGCTGGTTTTTGCGATAAGTTTGGCGATCGTACTTTGTACTTTGGGCTATTTGGTGTATGACGGTGCAACCTCCGCCAAAACCCCGGCTAATATTCAATTAGAGTTAGGTCAGCCCCAGCCGCAAGCAAACCGCTTTATAATTCCTGTTTCCGTTACCAATAGCGGCGACACCACTGCCGAAACCGTGCAAATTGAAGTAACCCTCGAAAATTTGGGGAAAGAGCAAGAAAACGCTCAATTAGAAATTGGTTTTCTTCCCCGTCACTCTAAGCGTGAGGGTTGGGTAACTTTTCAAACCGATCCGCGTAGCATAGAGGAGACAAAGGCGCGAGTTTTGGGATTTGAACAGCCTTGA
- a CDS encoding TIGR02587 family membrane protein, which produces MNRSQKDRSMGRSLQEYLRGIAGGLMFSLPLLYTMEVWWASFTMHPLRLLMYVLATFTLLLGYNRYAGLRCDFTPLEIAVDSVEEMGIGMVISAVVLWLLGQITTEMPGSEVAGKIIIESMTVAIGVSVGTAQLGGSEDNGDTGMDDKLTPFLSENSDLMGQVAIATCGAVLFAANVAPTEEIIIIATQTTALKLVAMAMLSMVFGSLILFYSDFSRSQSFSKSRGIKTVFGGAIITYAIALIVSAAILWVFGRFDDTSAIVCLSETVVLGLAATLGASAGRLLLQ; this is translated from the coding sequence ATGAATCGCTCTCAAAAAGATCGCTCTATGGGGCGAAGTCTTCAAGAATATTTACGCGGAATTGCTGGGGGGCTAATGTTTAGCTTGCCCCTACTTTACACAATGGAAGTATGGTGGGCAAGTTTTACAATGCACCCTTTGCGGCTACTAATGTACGTTTTAGCTACTTTTACTTTATTACTAGGCTATAACCGTTACGCGGGTTTGAGGTGCGATTTTACACCTTTAGAAATAGCCGTTGATTCGGTGGAAGAAATGGGAATAGGGATGGTAATTTCTGCCGTTGTTCTCTGGCTATTGGGCCAAATTACCACCGAAATGCCAGGAAGCGAAGTTGCAGGCAAAATAATTATTGAATCGATGACTGTAGCAATCGGTGTATCTGTGGGTACTGCTCAGTTAGGGGGTAGTGAAGATAATGGCGATACCGGAATGGATGATAAATTAACGCCATTTTTATCAGAAAATAGCGACTTAATGGGACAAGTTGCGATCGCAACTTGTGGAGCGGTATTATTTGCCGCAAATGTTGCACCCACTGAAGAAATTATTATAATTGCGACTCAAACGACAGCTTTAAAATTGGTAGCAATGGCAATGCTATCAATGGTTTTCGGTTCGCTAATCTTGTTTTATAGTGACTTTAGCAGGTCACAAAGCTTTAGTAAAAGTAGAGGCATAAAAACTGTATTTGGTGGGGCAATAATTACTTATGCGATCGCCTTAATTGTTTCGGCGGCAATTTTGTGGGTGTTCGGGCGCTTTGACGATACAAGTGCGATCGTTTGCTTGTCGGAAACAGTGGTACTAGGACTTGCGGCTACTTTAGGCGCTTCGGCGGGGAGGCTGCTATTACAATGA
- a CDS encoding cob(I)yrinic acid a,c-diamide adenosyltransferase, producing MTRNGIGIRTAQLRTHRVVGQIHVYDGAGKGKSQAALGVVLRSIGLGINSNIATRVLLLQFLKGSERAYDEDGAIEALQRGFPHLIDQVRTGRAEFFNKEQITRFDRQEAIRGWDVAKGAIASGLYSVVVLDELNPMLDLGLLEVEEVVKVLKSKPEELEIIATGRAAPPQLLDIADLHSEMKPHYHPTAAAQGITGIEIYTGAGKGKSTSALGKALQAIGKGISQDKSHRVLIMQWLKGGTGYTEDAAIAALRQSYPDLVDHQRCGQDAIVWRGQQKELDYVEAERGWEIARAAIASGLYKTIILDELNPTVDLELLDPQPIVQSLLRKPRDTQIVITGRCHNPPAYFDLAGVHSEVFCHKHYADTGVELKRGVDF from the coding sequence ATGACAAGAAACGGTATCGGTATTCGCACAGCCCAACTACGAACCCATCGAGTTGTAGGTCAAATTCATGTCTACGACGGTGCAGGCAAAGGTAAGTCTCAAGCGGCTTTAGGGGTAGTTTTACGCTCTATTGGTTTGGGGATAAATAGTAATATTGCTACCCGCGTTTTGCTCTTGCAATTCCTCAAAGGCTCAGAACGTGCCTATGATGAAGATGGCGCAATTGAAGCGCTACAAAGAGGTTTTCCCCATTTAATCGATCAAGTCCGCACCGGTAGAGCCGAGTTTTTTAATAAAGAACAAATTACCCGTTTCGATCGCCAAGAAGCGATTCGCGGCTGGGATGTGGCAAAAGGTGCGATCGCTAGTGGTTTATATTCAGTAGTAGTTTTAGACGAACTTAACCCCATGCTCGACTTGGGCTTATTGGAGGTTGAGGAAGTCGTCAAAGTTCTAAAATCCAAACCAGAGGAGTTAGAAATCATTGCCACCGGAAGGGCTGCACCGCCGCAATTATTAGATATTGCCGATTTGCATTCTGAAATGAAACCCCACTACCATCCCACCGCCGCCGCTCAAGGAATTACCGGAATAGAAATCTATACAGGTGCAGGTAAAGGCAAGTCTACAAGCGCTCTGGGTAAAGCACTGCAAGCTATTGGTAAAGGGATAAGTCAAGATAAATCCCACCGGGTTTTAATCATGCAATGGCTCAAAGGTGGAACGGGCTACACTGAAGACGCGGCGATCGCTGCTTTAAGACAAAGTTACCCTGATTTAGTCGATCATCAACGTTGTGGGCAAGATGCGATCGTGTGGCGGGGACAGCAAAAAGAGCTTGATTATGTAGAAGCTGAAAGAGGTTGGGAAATTGCTAGAGCCGCGATCGCATCGGGTTTGTATAAGACCATTATTTTAGACGAGCTTAATCCTACCGTAGACTTAGAGTTGCTCGACCCTCAACCGATTGTGCAATCTCTCCTCCGTAAACCCCGCGATACGCAAATAGTGATTACTGGGCGCTGTCACAATCCCCCGGCTTATTTTGATTTAGCTGGAGTACATTCGGAAGTATTTTGTCATAAACATTATGCTGATACTGGGGTAGAACTTAAACGCGGTGTGGATTTTTAA
- a CDS encoding hemolysin family protein, protein MFAFVFNILALNGFYPLTQADIWLRLLSVLVLIAINAFFVAAEFSLVTVRRSRIHQLVEAGDVEAVAVQTLQKSIDRLLSTTQLGITLSSLALGWIGESTMGILVASVIGNLPIERGTRNLIVHSISVPSAFILVAYLQIVLGELCPKSVALLYPEQLARFLAPPVKAIARLFNPLIWVINHSTRWLLRLGGINYTGVGWRTPVSSQELQLIIATERESTGLKARARELLNNVFEFGDVTASEVMIQRNNIVSLPIDGTFESLLEVVTATGHSRYPVIGKSLDDVCGIVEFKELATPLVTGKLALETPLKSWVRPVRFVPEHTPLSELLPMMQRSHLSMVMIVDEFGGIVGLATIKDLVAEIIGDTGEPGSADELMIERLDDQTYLVQAQMNLEDLNELLKLNLPLRNEYQTLGGFLLYQLQKIPAVGTTLTYENLDFTVISVDGARLHHIKMHRQA, encoded by the coding sequence ATGTTTGCCTTTGTTTTCAATATTTTGGCGCTGAATGGTTTTTATCCACTCACCCAGGCAGATATTTGGCTGCGATTATTGTCAGTTTTAGTATTAATTGCCATCAATGCGTTTTTCGTGGCGGCGGAATTTTCATTAGTTACCGTGAGGCGATCGCGCATTCATCAATTGGTAGAAGCTGGAGACGTGGAAGCGGTGGCGGTGCAAACTCTGCAAAAAAGTATCGATCGCCTGTTATCGACTACCCAGTTAGGAATTACGCTATCTAGCCTTGCTTTGGGATGGATTGGCGAAAGTACGATGGGAATATTGGTTGCTTCAGTAATTGGAAACTTGCCTATAGAGCGAGGAACGCGGAACTTGATCGTTCATTCCATATCTGTTCCCAGCGCGTTTATATTAGTAGCTTATTTGCAAATAGTTTTAGGCGAATTATGTCCAAAATCTGTAGCTTTGCTTTATCCAGAACAGTTAGCAAGATTTTTAGCGCCTCCCGTAAAAGCGATCGCGCGGTTATTCAATCCGTTAATTTGGGTAATTAATCATTCTACTCGTTGGCTGTTGCGCTTAGGCGGGATTAACTATACGGGCGTTGGTTGGAGAACCCCTGTATCGTCGCAAGAATTGCAGCTAATTATTGCCACCGAGCGCGAATCTACAGGATTGAAAGCAAGAGCAAGAGAATTACTAAATAATGTATTTGAGTTTGGCGATGTCACCGCTTCTGAAGTCATGATTCAACGCAATAATATTGTATCTTTACCAATTGATGGAACTTTTGAATCGCTGTTAGAAGTAGTCACTGCTACCGGACATTCTCGCTATCCTGTAATTGGCAAATCTTTAGATGATGTCTGCGGAATTGTTGAGTTTAAGGAATTAGCAACACCTTTAGTTACAGGAAAGCTGGCGCTAGAAACACCGCTAAAATCGTGGGTGCGTCCAGTTAGGTTTGTCCCCGAACATACGCCACTAAGCGAACTATTGCCCATGATGCAGCGAAGTCATTTATCTATGGTGATGATCGTAGACGAGTTTGGCGGCATTGTGGGTTTAGCAACGATTAAAGACTTGGTGGCGGAAATTATTGGAGATACGGGAGAACCCGGAAGCGCTGACGAACTGATGATTGAACGCTTGGACGACCAAACTTATTTAGTGCAAGCGCAGATGAATTTAGAAGACCTCAACGAGCTATTAAAGTTAAATTTGCCTTTGAGAAACGAGTATCAGACTTTGGGCGGTTTTTTGCTATATCAGTTACAAAAAATTCCTGCGGTGGGGACAACTTTAACTTACGAAAACCTAGATTTTACTGTGATTTCTGTAGATGGAGCGCGTTTGCATCATATAAAAATGCACCGTCAAGCGTGA